The proteins below come from a single Esox lucius isolate fEsoLuc1 chromosome 7, fEsoLuc1.pri, whole genome shotgun sequence genomic window:
- the lipia gene encoding lipase member H encodes MSFCWLLALLLGSVELYRARECDVFTDLNLHHSIIGTDLYVKLLLYTRASVTCGQELSHHNLSAHPQFNITKPTTFIIHGYRPTGSPPNWIKNLTQELLVRRDMNVLVVDWNRGATTIYYPKAVSNTRDVADNLTALIENMERNGGSLSSIHMIGISLGAHISGFVGAKFSGKIGRITALDPAGPMFTGKSSEERLDPTDAQFVDAIHTDIDAWGFRKPVGHIDFYPNGGADQPGCPKTILGGSQYFKCEHQRAVYLYLDSMKRTCTSRAFPCSSYNDFLGGRCLDCNTYGPIGCPVFGYEIIQWKKYLVPETMAYFTTNKKSPFCKTNYKLDIVIWNHDTLRGYITISLHNGSEVTNATTNHKANTFQKYKENSLLVQFDKDLQNVQKISIKFSKGNTLHFKYKLRVLRLRLTHLERKDSPLCRYDILLEDNKEVTFRPIPCEESNF; translated from the exons ATGTCATTTTGCTGGCTCCTTGCACTGCTGCTGGGTTCGGTTGAGTTATACAGAG CCCGTGAATGTGATGTTTTTACTGATCTGAACCTCCATCACTCGATCATTGGGACCGATCTGTATGTGAAGCTGTTGCTGTATACCAGAGCTAGTGTCACCTGTGGCCAGGAGCTTTCCCACCACAACCTATCAGCCCATCCCCAGTTCAACATCACCAAGCCCACCACTTTTATCATCCATGGCTACCGTCCCACAGGCTCTCCACCAAACTGGATCAAAAACCTCACACAGGAGCTACTGGTCCGCAGAGACATGAATGTTCTGGTGGTGGACTGGAATCGTGGAGCGACCACTATCTATTACCCAAAAGCTGTGTCTAACACCCGCGATGTAGCTGACAACTTGACTGCTTTAATTGAAAACatggag AGGAATGGTGGCTCTCTCAGTTCCATTCATATGATTGGGATCAGTCTTGGAGCTCACATTTCGGGCTTTGTTGGAGCCAAATTCAGTGGCAAAATTGGAAGGATCACAG CTTTAGACCCTGCTGGGCCTATGTTCACTGGGAAATCCTCGGAAGAACGCCTGGACCCAACAGATGCACAGTTTGTGGATgccatacatacagacatagacG CATGGGGATTCAGGAAGCCTGTGGGCCACATTGATTTCTATCCTAATGGTGGAGCTGACCAGCCTGGCTGCCCAAAGACCATCCTTGGCG GGTCTcagtattttaaatgtgaacACCAGAGAGCAGTGTATCTGTATCTGGACTCTATGAAACGGACTTGTACCAGCCGAGCCTTTCCCTGCTCCTCCTACAACGACTTTCTAGGTGGACGCTGCTTGGACTGTAATACATATGGGCCTATCGGATGCCCTGTCTTTG GTTATGAAATCATTCAGTGGAAGAAATATCTGGTTCCTGAAACCATGGCTTACTTCACCACTAACAAAAAGTCTCCATTCTGCA AGACCAACTACAAGTTGGACATTGTGATATGGAACCATGATACTCTTCGAGGCTACATAACCATCAGCCTACACAATGGTAGTGAGGTGACAAATGCAACAACAAACCA CAAAGCTAATACATTTCAGAAGTACAAAGAGAACAGTTTACTGGTCCAGTTTGATAAAGACCTTCAGAATGTCCAGAAGATCTCCATAAAATTCTCCAAGGGAAATACGTTGCACTTTAAGTACAAACTTCGAGTGCTTCGCCTCCGTCTCACACACCTGGAGCGCAAAGACAG TCCTTTGTGTCGCTATGACATCCTCCTGGAGGACAACAAGGAGGTGACATTCAGACCCATACCCTGTGAGGAGTCCAACTTCTGA
- the rbm11 gene encoding splicing regulator RBM11 isoform X1: MQNQNEADKTVFVANLGSSANEEILFELFLQAGPLKKVTIPRDREGRQRSYGFVSYKHAEAVPYAIALLNGTWLFGRQIRLQYGTGSSYQDEGSGSQGTEDDRDDPSPDTPSVNAGFPESSVFHFTGRADDSLPGQDQFNWNSMVRGYPSEQYPLSITPAQPPHYAPHSPLCPPIAPLLPWPMPGYPIWGPTLRPCPSLGQASLPPLPPSSTKSVKQAAHQREGPNEQTAEPEDLEPAKPRKHRRSRERRHRVQRHRNRCKK; encoded by the exons ATGCAGAACCAGAATGAGGCAGACAAAACGGTCTTTGTGGCTAATTTAGGCAGTTCAGCAAATGAGGAAATTCTTTTCGAGCTATTTTTGCAG GCTGGGCCACTGAAGAAGGTCACCATCCCCCGAGACCGTGAGGGTCGTCAAAGGTCATATGGGTTTGTGTCTTACAAGCATGCTGAAGCTGTACCCTATGCCATTGCCTTGCTGAACGGCACTTGGCTCTTTGGCCGTCAAATCAGGCTGCAGTACGGCACTG GTAGCTCCTACCAGGATGAGGGATCTGGAAGTCAAGGCACAGAGGATGACCGCGATGACCCGTCACCTGACACGCCCAG TGTGAATGCAGGTTTCCCAGAGTCCTCGGTGTTCCACTTCACAGGCCGTGCTGACGACAGCCTCCCAGGCCAGGACCAGTTCAACTGGAACAGCATG GTGCGTGGCTACCCGTCTGAGCAGTACCCACTGAGCATCACCCCAGCCCAGCCCCCCCACTATGCGCCCCACTCGCCCCTGTGTCCTCCTATTGCCCCGCTACTGCCCTGGCCTATGCCCGGATATCCCATATGGGGGCCTACACTACGCCCCTGTCCAAGCCTGGGTCAggcctctctgcctcctctgccCCCCAGCTCCACCAAGTCGGTCAAGCAGGCAGCTCACCAGCGAGAAGGACCCAATGAACAGACAGCCGAGCCAGAAGACCTGGAGCCTGCAAAGCCGCGCAAACACAGGAGAAGCAGGGAGAGGAGACACAGAGTCCAGAGGCACAGGAACAGATGCAAAAAGTGA
- the rbm11 gene encoding splicing regulator RBM11 isoform X2: MQNQNEADKTVFVANLGSSANEEILFELFLQAGPLKKVTIPRDREGRQRSYGFVSYKHAEAVPYAIALLNGTWLFGRQIRLQYGTGSSYQDEGSGSQGTEDDRDDPSPDTPSVNAGFPESSVFHFTGRADDSLPGQDQFNWNSMVRGYPSEQYPLSITPAQPPHYAPHSPLCPPIAPLLPWPMPGYPIWGPTLRPCPSLGQASLPPLPPSSTKSVKQAAHQREGPNEQTAEPEDLEPAKPRKHRRSRERRHRVQRHRNRCKK; this comes from the exons ATGCAGAACCAGAATGAGGCAGACAAAACGGTCTTTGTGGCTAATTTAGGCAGTTCAGCAAATGAGGAAATTCTTTTCGAGCTATTTTTGCAG GCTGGGCCACTGAAGAAGGTCACCATCCCCCGAGACCGTGAGGGTCGTCAAAGGTCATATGGGTTTGTGTCTTACAAGCATGCTGAAGCTGTACCCTATGCCATTGCCTTGCTGAACGGCACTTGGCTCTTTGGCCGTCAAATCAGGCTGCAGTACGGCACTG GTAGCTCCTACCAGGATGAGGGATCTGGAAGTCAAGGCACAGAGGATGACCGCGATGACCCGTCACCTGACACGCCCAG TGTGAATGCAGGTTTCCCAGAGTCCTCGGTGTTCCACTTCACAGGCCGTGCTGACGACAGCCTCCCAGGCCAGGACCAGTTCAACTGGAACAGCATG GTGCGTGGCTACCCGTCTGAGCAGTACCCACTGAGCATCACCCCAGCCCAGCCCCCCCACTATGCGCCCCACTCGCCCCTGTGTCCTCCTATTGCCCCGCTACTGCCCTGGCCTATGCCCGGATATCCCATATGGGGGCCTACACTACGCCCCTGTCCAAGCCTGGGTCAggcctctctgcctcctctgccCCCCAGCTCCACCAAGTCGGTCAAGCAGGCAGCTCACCAGCGAGAAGGACCCAATGAACAGACAGCCGAGCCAGAAGACCTGGAGCCTGCAAAGCCGCGCAAACACAGGAGAAGCAGGGAGAGGAGACACAGAGTCCAGAGGCACAGGAACAG
- the rbm11 gene encoding splicing regulator RBM11 isoform X3: MMLLAKNAGPLKKVTIPRDREGRQRSYGFVSYKHAEAVPYAIALLNGTWLFGRQIRLQYGTGSSYQDEGSGSQGTEDDRDDPSPDTPSVNAGFPESSVFHFTGRADDSLPGQDQFNWNSMVRGYPSEQYPLSITPAQPPHYAPHSPLCPPIAPLLPWPMPGYPIWGPTLRPCPSLGQASLPPLPPSSTKSVKQAAHQREGPNEQTAEPEDLEPAKPRKHRRSRERRHRVQRHRNRCKK; encoded by the exons ATGATGTTGTTGGCCAAAAAT GCTGGGCCACTGAAGAAGGTCACCATCCCCCGAGACCGTGAGGGTCGTCAAAGGTCATATGGGTTTGTGTCTTACAAGCATGCTGAAGCTGTACCCTATGCCATTGCCTTGCTGAACGGCACTTGGCTCTTTGGCCGTCAAATCAGGCTGCAGTACGGCACTG GTAGCTCCTACCAGGATGAGGGATCTGGAAGTCAAGGCACAGAGGATGACCGCGATGACCCGTCACCTGACACGCCCAG TGTGAATGCAGGTTTCCCAGAGTCCTCGGTGTTCCACTTCACAGGCCGTGCTGACGACAGCCTCCCAGGCCAGGACCAGTTCAACTGGAACAGCATG GTGCGTGGCTACCCGTCTGAGCAGTACCCACTGAGCATCACCCCAGCCCAGCCCCCCCACTATGCGCCCCACTCGCCCCTGTGTCCTCCTATTGCCCCGCTACTGCCCTGGCCTATGCCCGGATATCCCATATGGGGGCCTACACTACGCCCCTGTCCAAGCCTGGGTCAggcctctctgcctcctctgccCCCCAGCTCCACCAAGTCGGTCAAGCAGGCAGCTCACCAGCGAGAAGGACCCAATGAACAGACAGCCGAGCCAGAAGACCTGGAGCCTGCAAAGCCGCGCAAACACAGGAGAAGCAGGGAGAGGAGACACAGAGTCCAGAGGCACAGGAACAGATGCAAAAAGTGA